The Paraburkholderia fungorum genome window below encodes:
- a CDS encoding amidohydrolase family protein, with protein MKMEIIDIHPHIVSNDTVRYPIAPQHGHRSDWSATRPVTFERMIAEMDEAGVSKAAIVHSSTTYGHNNAYVADSVAQQPKRFTGVYSFDLLAVDALATFDYWLARGMGGIRLFTGGATHQGDGRWLVDPATFPIWERCAEIGMTMVVQTTLTGVPMVAELAARFPNVRIAVDHCARPVLEGGPPYAACAELFELAKYENVYMKVTPRTFDLAQAAPGGADAFFPHLVKVFGADHLAFGSNYPASAGPLRKLIDQGHICFASLSDEERAWVWGRTAKILYPALADQER; from the coding sequence ATGAAAATGGAAATAATCGATATTCATCCCCATATCGTTTCGAACGATACGGTCCGCTATCCGATTGCTCCGCAACATGGGCATCGCTCTGACTGGTCCGCCACGCGTCCGGTGACATTCGAAAGAATGATCGCGGAGATGGACGAGGCGGGCGTGTCGAAGGCCGCAATCGTGCACTCCTCGACAACCTACGGTCATAACAACGCGTACGTTGCGGACAGCGTGGCGCAACAGCCGAAGCGATTCACGGGCGTCTATTCGTTCGATCTGCTGGCGGTCGACGCGCTGGCTACGTTCGACTACTGGCTGGCCCGCGGAATGGGCGGCATTCGACTTTTTACCGGCGGCGCGACCCATCAGGGGGACGGGCGCTGGCTCGTCGATCCGGCGACTTTCCCGATCTGGGAGCGTTGTGCGGAGATCGGCATGACGATGGTGGTCCAGACGACGCTTACTGGTGTTCCCATGGTGGCTGAGCTGGCTGCACGATTCCCGAACGTGAGGATCGCGGTCGATCACTGCGCGCGGCCGGTTCTCGAAGGCGGACCTCCATACGCCGCTTGTGCCGAATTGTTCGAACTGGCGAAATACGAGAACGTCTATATGAAGGTAACGCCTCGCACTTTCGACCTCGCGCAGGCAGCGCCGGGCGGAGCAGATGCGTTCTTTCCTCATCTCGTGAAAGTGTTCGGTGCCGATCATCTGGCATTTGGTTCGAACTACCCGGCGTCGGCGGGGCCGCTCAGGAAGTTGATCGATCAGGGGCACATCTGTTTCGCGTCGCTCAGCGACGAAGAACGTGCGTGGGTCTGGGGTCGTACGGCGAAAATTCTATATCCGGCGCTGGCGGATCAGGAGCGGTAA
- a CDS encoding Bug family tripartite tricarboxylate transporter substrate binding protein, with amino-acid sequence MGVATTAVAAPASDQSVESFYSGKTVTLVVSADAGTPTDIIARQFARFFVKYMPGHPQAVVMNVIGAGGMVAAASLQSRQPADGTVMGFLQRNNLYIPLLDPRQSRFDPRKVKWLGSLNKVDYCMVAMTRSGVTTADDLFKKKMFSGATGFSNEDRTLPALLNEYLGTKMSVVPGYTGRGEVYLAMQRGEVDGWASTVDGLKQGDPVRLLASGKMKVLLELGWKSPPEFPNVPNLSAYITNPEVKAVFNLFLLPFAAGRPIAVPAGVPPERLAALRSAFARTIADPGFQSAMTSAGFPIDPIDGAAVEQIVDKLYATPAPQLESARKLIFSPG; translated from the coding sequence ATGGGTGTCGCCACCACGGCGGTTGCCGCGCCGGCTTCTGATCAGTCAGTTGAAAGTTTCTACAGCGGCAAGACGGTCACGCTTGTGGTCAGCGCCGATGCCGGTACACCCACCGATATCATTGCGCGGCAATTTGCACGCTTCTTCGTCAAGTACATGCCCGGACATCCGCAGGCAGTCGTGATGAACGTGATCGGAGCCGGAGGGATGGTGGCGGCAGCGTCCCTCCAGTCCCGACAGCCGGCCGACGGAACTGTCATGGGCTTCCTTCAGCGCAACAATCTCTATATACCGTTGCTCGATCCACGGCAAAGCAGGTTCGACCCGCGCAAGGTGAAGTGGCTTGGCAGTCTGAACAAAGTCGATTACTGCATGGTTGCGATGACTCGTTCAGGCGTCACGACCGCCGACGATCTGTTTAAAAAGAAGATGTTCAGTGGCGCGACAGGGTTCTCCAACGAGGATCGGACCTTACCGGCGCTATTGAATGAGTATCTCGGCACGAAGATGAGCGTCGTACCGGGTTATACGGGACGAGGCGAAGTCTATCTCGCGATGCAACGTGGCGAAGTCGACGGTTGGGCGTCGACCGTCGACGGGTTGAAGCAGGGCGATCCCGTGAGGCTGCTCGCCAGTGGAAAGATGAAAGTGTTGCTGGAACTCGGCTGGAAAAGCCCGCCTGAGTTTCCCAATGTTCCAAACCTGAGCGCCTATATCACCAACCCGGAGGTGAAGGCGGTCTTCAATCTGTTCCTTCTTCCCTTCGCGGCGGGACGGCCCATTGCGGTGCCTGCCGGCGTGCCGCCCGAGCGACTCGCGGCGTTGCGTTCAGCCTTCGCCAGGACGATTGCCGATCCCGGGTTCCAGTCGGCGATGACAAGCGCCGGATTTCCAATCGATCCGATCGACGGCGCGGCAGTGGAGCAGATTGTCGACAAGCTTTACGCGACACCCGCGCCGCAACTGGAAAGCGCACGCAAGCTCATCTTTAGTCCGGGTTGA
- a CDS encoding LysR substrate-binding domain-containing protein produces MSELDWYLKINVKARHLRLLATIDTYRNLTQVAEITHVSVPAVSKSLAELERGLGLTLFERTTHGIVPTPYGECLIRHARSILTILHQASDDLKALNSGTAGKVHIGMLPASASVLLPQALNLLKQRSPGTNVMVTEGTTALLLPELWQGQLDLVVGRLPPTDTLGSFEEKELVEEPVTLMTGAHHPLARKKSLKWSDLRPYPWILPPPGSILRDPLERTLEAHDVPLTNNYIETLSIHVARAHLQVSECIAVMAGAPVNDSGPRLHTLPLSLPQLLRPAGVLWNRNRGLSPSAKLMVACLEDAAQSMAVASDSAGRASSARKKK; encoded by the coding sequence GTGTCAGAGCTTGATTGGTATCTCAAGATTAACGTGAAGGCGCGGCATCTGCGTTTGCTCGCGACCATCGACACCTACCGCAATCTGACTCAGGTCGCCGAGATCACACATGTCTCAGTGCCGGCGGTGTCCAAGTCACTGGCCGAACTTGAACGTGGACTCGGACTCACGCTATTCGAGCGCACCACGCACGGCATCGTGCCCACGCCGTACGGCGAGTGTCTGATTCGACATGCGCGATCGATCCTGACCATCCTGCATCAGGCCAGCGACGATCTGAAGGCGCTGAACTCGGGAACGGCGGGGAAGGTTCACATCGGCATGTTGCCGGCTTCGGCGTCGGTGTTGCTGCCGCAGGCGCTCAATCTGCTGAAGCAGCGCTCGCCCGGCACCAATGTGATGGTGACGGAGGGCACCACAGCGTTGCTGCTGCCGGAGCTTTGGCAAGGCCAACTCGACCTCGTTGTGGGCCGCTTGCCACCGACCGACACGCTGGGCAGCTTCGAGGAGAAAGAGCTTGTCGAGGAACCCGTGACATTGATGACGGGCGCACATCATCCATTGGCGCGCAAGAAGTCGTTGAAGTGGTCCGACCTGCGGCCTTATCCGTGGATCCTGCCGCCGCCCGGTTCGATCTTGCGCGATCCGCTGGAGCGGACGCTGGAAGCGCACGATGTGCCTCTGACCAACAACTACATCGAAACACTTTCGATTCACGTTGCGCGAGCTCATCTTCAGGTGTCGGAGTGCATTGCGGTGATGGCCGGCGCACCTGTCAACGATTCGGGTCCGCGTCTGCACACGCTGCCTCTGAGCCTGCCGCAATTGCTGCGGCCCGCAGGCGTGTTGTGGAATCGTAATCGCGGCCTGAGCCCCAGCGCGAAACTGATGGTCGCGTGCCTGGAGGACGCTGCGCAGAGTATGGCGGTTGCCTCTGACAGCGCAGGCCGGGCGTCGTCCGCGCGCAAGAAGAAGTGA
- a CDS encoding ABC transporter substrate-binding protein yields MPQTFNRRHFLRATGRLALSAVAAPLTAPYIAKASASRLTVVSNPGLENATLNILMEQQGFFRQFGANALIVEAAGTSGPFNAIATGAADICMVSGSNIVLPRIAEGAPVKIVGAGMRKCALTIFARPDDIRTLADLTGKSVAVGPAKGLLHMLVIQLLRESNIDASQVNFIDKGSNDECHEAVVKGEADACCSSISHLNDDDGLVTISGGNLWETLPRCVFQTAYAADSALRDQHANIVAVMAAYGALYDYLMSPAAHDAFFEARKHAQKKFDKASAQAVWNFNQVQRPYSRDLSLTHDDIDYLQDMEINFGSLKQKLPFHSIADMSPANDAAMLRVGTP; encoded by the coding sequence ATGCCGCAGACTTTCAATCGTCGCCATTTCTTGCGCGCGACAGGACGCCTCGCACTAAGCGCCGTCGCAGCCCCATTGACGGCACCGTATATCGCGAAAGCCAGTGCATCACGTCTGACAGTGGTCAGCAATCCGGGCCTGGAGAATGCGACGCTCAACATATTGATGGAGCAACAGGGCTTCTTCAGACAGTTCGGCGCCAATGCGCTCATCGTCGAAGCCGCGGGCACCAGCGGTCCATTCAACGCAATCGCCACAGGTGCCGCGGATATCTGCATGGTATCTGGCTCCAACATTGTGCTGCCGCGAATTGCTGAAGGCGCACCGGTGAAGATCGTCGGTGCAGGGATGCGAAAGTGCGCGTTGACCATTTTCGCCCGGCCCGACGACATCAGAACGCTTGCCGACCTGACAGGAAAATCAGTCGCCGTGGGCCCCGCAAAGGGCTTGTTGCATATGCTGGTAATCCAGCTTTTACGGGAATCGAACATTGACGCGTCGCAGGTAAATTTCATCGATAAGGGAAGCAACGACGAATGCCATGAAGCCGTGGTTAAAGGCGAGGCCGATGCTTGCTGTTCGAGCATTTCGCATCTGAATGACGATGATGGGCTCGTGACCATCAGCGGCGGCAACTTGTGGGAGACTCTGCCCCGATGTGTTTTCCAGACCGCTTATGCCGCCGATTCCGCTCTCCGTGACCAGCACGCGAACATCGTCGCGGTCATGGCGGCTTACGGCGCGCTCTACGACTACCTGATGTCGCCGGCTGCGCATGATGCATTCTTCGAAGCGCGCAAGCATGCGCAAAAGAAATTCGATAAGGCTTCGGCGCAGGCAGTCTGGAATTTCAACCAGGTCCAGCGACCCTACTCACGGGACCTGTCGTTGACCCACGACGACATCGACTATCTGCAGGATATGGAGATCAATTTTGGCAGCCTGAAGCAGAAACTGCCTTTCCATTCGATAGCGGATATGTCGCCGGCAAACGACGCAGCGATGCTGCGCGTCGGAACACCTTAG
- a CDS encoding porin, whose protein sequence is MLRIKKQNRDNAIHLETANVYEASQRWIADYYMETEADMNHKLALCACVALMYVGPASAQEVSSSSVTLYGSIDEGVQYLSHAATGKTTGSAFQMGSGMATSFFGMRGTEDLGAGVQTIWNLEGGYSPQNGTSSQGGRLFGRQAYVGLDGPYGRLTFGRQYTMRFYAMSAINPFGDGAQGLTTLDNGVANPRADNAVSYRVHLGALEGGVNYSFGRDGVAATPVSVVGSNCPGGTTPYQECKEWSALLKYTGNNWGAATAYERNNGGTSATYGGLTAPNLTDSRYVLGGYFNVDGARFGVGWIRRINLGIATPRSDLVWVTGTVPVGHNISIDGMVANLRYDHSPNKALVEVLRGVYTLSKTTSLYVTADHIHNSGNLALAASTMLPVQAPPPGGSQLSVIAGIKHRF, encoded by the coding sequence GTGCTTCGAATCAAAAAGCAAAACAGAGACAACGCGATCCACCTCGAGACGGCCAACGTCTATGAGGCGTCACAAAGATGGATCGCGGATTACTACATGGAGACAGAAGCAGATATGAATCACAAGCTCGCATTGTGCGCTTGCGTGGCGTTGATGTATGTTGGACCGGCATCGGCTCAGGAAGTCAGCTCCAGCTCGGTTACGTTATACGGCTCGATCGACGAAGGCGTGCAGTACCTCAGCCATGCGGCCACCGGCAAAACGACTGGCAGCGCTTTCCAGATGGGATCGGGCATGGCGACCTCGTTCTTCGGCATGCGCGGGACAGAGGATCTCGGCGCGGGAGTGCAGACCATCTGGAACCTGGAAGGCGGTTATTCGCCGCAGAACGGTACGTCGAGCCAGGGCGGACGTCTGTTCGGACGGCAGGCCTACGTGGGTCTCGACGGCCCCTATGGTCGGCTGACGTTTGGCCGCCAATACACGATGCGCTTCTATGCGATGTCCGCGATCAACCCGTTTGGCGACGGTGCGCAGGGCCTGACTACGCTGGACAATGGCGTGGCGAACCCTCGTGCGGACAACGCCGTGAGCTATCGCGTCCACCTCGGTGCATTGGAAGGCGGCGTGAATTACAGCTTCGGCCGCGATGGAGTCGCAGCCACTCCTGTCAGCGTGGTCGGCAGTAATTGCCCCGGCGGAACAACCCCTTACCAGGAATGCAAGGAATGGTCCGCGCTGCTCAAGTACACCGGCAACAACTGGGGTGCAGCCACCGCCTATGAGCGCAACAATGGTGGTACGTCGGCGACCTACGGAGGACTCACGGCCCCGAACCTGACAGATAGCCGATATGTCCTGGGCGGTTACTTCAACGTGGACGGGGCGAGGTTCGGTGTTGGCTGGATCCGGCGTATCAACCTGGGCATCGCCACACCGAGAAGCGATCTGGTCTGGGTGACGGGAACGGTGCCTGTGGGGCACAACATTTCAATCGACGGTATGGTTGCCAATCTCAGATACGATCATTCGCCGAATAAAGCTCTGGTCGAAGTATTGCGCGGCGTCTATACGCTGTCCAAGACCACCTCGCTGTACGTCACGGCTGATCACATTCATAACAGCGGCAATCTCGCTCTTGCGGCGAGCACCATGTTGCCAGTCCAGGCGCCACCGCCGGGCGGCTCGCAGTTGTCCGTCATCGCCGGCATCAAGCATCGTTTCTGA